The following are from one region of the Paraglaciecola sp. L1A13 genome:
- a CDS encoding right-handed parallel beta-helix repeat-containing protein, with protein MYKSSKATWLGVRFTLIFMIISMIGCSRFHAPQKLSVTSQPGSYLISKIKEQQLNSQSEVVAMLQNPAFTSKKSNSFITKNRQNVASLLLEIMASQNVTQAVIHLSETEVSTTEKWVTLALQLYPIDAYRIVEQLYADSTIETTTLESAALLAGLNPARIFPATASSDTDYRIVPLIHSASLTVYNQNEDTKTRLWFKLNASTDWLPALTLQWEPIKGALSGSIVHLEPDTTYDVKLEYLDDNQVVDEQLYTFQTRPNTPPIDPDKIYYLSDIYTGGQLNLTTLGIQGTEEGWALIKGDGTDIVAGENDNAAIDIGSQSYVKFENITVKGGRLYGIGAKQAHHLWIDGCDISEFGRVGEDMRDGVAYANAESTKAINYDSGISLQESGVVTIENCEIHSPNGKANHWGYGHPYGPSALLLTARHSVEEYRGQYIIRNNRFYGSDNKRFNDVIESRANGRPWGGFIRDSAIYNNYFAFANDDIIELDGGQSNVLFYNNEIEQGYCGISAIPNMLGPSYIFNNYIHNLGDERQKAWAAIKLGGLMSMPAGQVNIFENLIVTSSNGIAAAGFKSDYTFWANIRNNVLVHDVYWNKMGYGIYDSEQYENSKFKNNLIFNSRIDAPAVLANLGDDFYHPWSEQAELIEDIDNSAASFNLELEARFIIPNFSSMSPTAELAGSQVATDSDTNDTDYLVNFNDGQMQSFDSQDEASDYLISDNGSTLTLTGNTWQSMAIDIALTSQTMLSLEVKNNGAGEIAGIAFENDNKLTSSRMYKFTGSQNWANDSYKYSNIDEFETITMPIGDLITGEFNRIVFVMDDDQPKYTTSEVSYKNVKFYEPAKMLQSASNSMISVGLTND; from the coding sequence ATGTATAAATCTAGTAAAGCAACATGGTTAGGTGTACGTTTTACCCTAATATTTATGATTATAAGCATGATAGGCTGTTCGCGATTCCATGCACCACAAAAACTATCAGTAACGAGCCAACCAGGTAGCTACCTTATAAGTAAAATCAAAGAGCAACAATTAAATAGTCAGTCCGAAGTCGTTGCTATGCTGCAAAACCCAGCATTTACCTCAAAAAAGTCAAATAGCTTCATTACCAAAAATAGACAGAACGTAGCTTCGCTTCTTTTAGAAATAATGGCTTCTCAAAACGTTACTCAAGCGGTGATTCATTTAAGCGAAACCGAGGTTTCAACCACAGAAAAATGGGTCACATTAGCATTGCAACTTTATCCTATTGATGCTTATCGTATAGTGGAGCAGCTATACGCTGACTCCACAATCGAAACCACAACTTTGGAGTCCGCTGCGCTATTAGCAGGTTTAAATCCTGCTAGAATATTTCCTGCAACCGCTTCAAGTGATACAGATTATCGTATCGTTCCATTAATCCATTCAGCCAGTCTGACGGTATATAATCAAAACGAAGACACCAAAACTCGATTATGGTTTAAGCTCAATGCATCAACAGATTGGTTACCAGCTTTGACATTACAATGGGAGCCAATCAAAGGCGCACTCTCAGGCTCAATCGTGCATTTAGAACCTGATACCACTTACGATGTTAAACTTGAATATTTAGATGATAACCAAGTAGTTGACGAGCAATTATACACCTTTCAAACTCGGCCCAATACGCCGCCCATCGATCCTGATAAAATCTATTACCTATCTGATATATATACTGGTGGTCAACTTAATCTAACCACCTTGGGCATTCAAGGCACTGAAGAGGGTTGGGCGCTAATTAAAGGTGATGGTACCGATATTGTCGCAGGGGAAAATGATAATGCTGCTATTGATATAGGAAGTCAGAGCTACGTAAAATTCGAGAACATAACGGTGAAAGGAGGCAGACTATATGGCATTGGCGCAAAACAAGCACATCACTTGTGGATAGATGGCTGTGATATCTCTGAATTTGGCAGAGTAGGTGAAGACATGCGTGACGGAGTCGCTTATGCAAATGCTGAAAGTACTAAAGCGATAAACTATGACTCAGGAATTTCGCTTCAAGAGTCAGGGGTAGTAACGATTGAAAATTGTGAAATACACAGCCCTAACGGAAAAGCTAATCACTGGGGATATGGGCATCCTTATGGTCCGAGTGCCTTATTACTGACGGCTCGTCATTCTGTAGAGGAATATCGAGGTCAATATATTATTCGCAATAATCGCTTTTACGGCAGTGACAATAAAAGGTTCAACGATGTCATTGAAAGCCGTGCGAATGGTAGACCTTGGGGGGGATTTATAAGAGATTCTGCTATTTATAATAACTATTTTGCTTTTGCCAACGACGACATTATTGAGCTTGATGGTGGCCAAAGTAATGTACTGTTTTACAACAATGAAATAGAGCAAGGCTACTGTGGTATAAGCGCTATACCAAATATGCTCGGGCCCAGTTATATTTTCAATAATTACATCCATAACCTGGGTGATGAGCGACAAAAAGCTTGGGCGGCAATTAAGCTTGGGGGGCTAATGTCAATGCCGGCGGGCCAAGTGAATATCTTTGAAAATCTAATTGTGACTAGCAGTAATGGTATCGCTGCAGCAGGGTTTAAGAGTGATTACACGTTTTGGGCTAATATAAGAAACAACGTTTTAGTACATGATGTGTACTGGAATAAAATGGGTTATGGTATCTATGATTCCGAGCAGTACGAAAACTCAAAATTTAAAAATAACCTAATATTTAACAGTCGCATAGACGCCCCCGCAGTGCTTGCCAATCTTGGAGACGACTTCTATCATCCCTGGTCTGAGCAAGCTGAATTAATAGAAGATATTGATAATTCAGCGGCGAGCTTTAACTTAGAGCTCGAAGCGCGCTTTATTATTCCCAATTTTTCGAGTATGTCACCTACTGCCGAACTCGCTGGTTCTCAAGTCGCTACCGATTCAGATACTAACGACACAGACTATTTAGTCAATTTCAACGACGGACAAATGCAATCATTTGACAGTCAAGACGAAGCCAGTGATTACCTTATTAGTGATAATGGCAGCACCCTTACATTAACCGGTAATACGTGGCAAAGCATGGCTATCGATATAGCGCTAACGTCACAAACAATGTTATCCCTAGAAGTAAAAAATAATGGGGCAGGTGAAATAGCAGGTATTGCTTTTGAAAATGATAACAAGCTAACAAGCTCAAGGATGTACAAATTTACAGGTAGCCAAAATTGGGCGAATGATTCATACAAATACAGTAACATTGATGAATTTGAAACCATTACCATGCCCATTGGTGATTTAATAACTGGTGAATTTAATCGAATTGTTTTTGTAATGGATGACGATCAGCCTAAATATACAACTTCAGAAGTGTCATACAAAAACGTGAAGTTCTATGAGCCAGCTAAAATGTTGCAAAGTGCCAGTAATTCGATGATTAGCGTCGGATTAACGAATGATTGA
- a CDS encoding polysaccharide pyruvyl transferase family protein, which translates to MKIAVLTYNFNNNYGGMLQAYAMLKTLKKLGHEPELLLVPSINLSKKARLKKFIKKHFLSYLSSRWRDNSQKTIIEKNTKYFIEKYITPKTNPISTKQHFSKITKNNYNAYLVGSDQVWRAKVYRYIDYAFFGFVKSDEPILMSYAASFGVDTWDFNEEQTSRFKKQIQRFKGVAVREDSGVALCKEYFNTDAVHVLDPTMLLDPDDYREIIEQENEPNHSGSLLTYILDLNEDKQSIIDRASKELDFKPFKVNLKPKEEMNTLEDMVYPTVTAWLKGFDNAEYVITDSFHGCAFAILFNKPFIAYGNKARGMARFNSLLKMFGLQDRLVASKEEASIEKIKDIIDWNSVNSKLLEYRNISQNFLVETLKSKK; encoded by the coding sequence ATGAAAATTGCAGTATTAACGTACAATTTTAACAATAACTATGGCGGGATGCTTCAAGCATATGCCATGCTTAAAACATTGAAAAAATTGGGCCATGAACCTGAGCTTTTATTAGTTCCGTCTATCAATTTATCTAAAAAAGCAAGATTGAAAAAATTTATCAAAAAACACTTTCTTTCCTACCTATCGAGTAGATGGCGAGACAATAGTCAGAAAACTATAATAGAAAAAAACACCAAATATTTTATAGAAAAATATATTACGCCGAAAACCAATCCTATCTCTACAAAACAGCATTTTTCAAAGATAACTAAAAATAATTATAATGCTTATTTAGTCGGCAGCGACCAAGTATGGCGGGCAAAAGTTTATCGATATATTGACTATGCCTTTTTCGGGTTTGTAAAAAGTGATGAGCCTATCCTAATGTCTTATGCTGCATCCTTCGGTGTTGATACATGGGACTTCAATGAAGAACAAACATCGAGGTTCAAAAAACAGATCCAGAGGTTCAAAGGTGTTGCAGTTAGAGAAGACTCTGGTGTAGCTCTTTGTAAAGAATATTTTAATACTGATGCGGTCCATGTTCTAGACCCAACCATGCTTCTAGATCCCGATGATTACAGAGAAATCATCGAACAAGAAAATGAGCCGAACCATTCAGGCTCCCTTTTAACATACATACTTGACTTAAATGAAGACAAACAAAGTATCATAGACAGAGCTAGTAAAGAGTTAGATTTTAAGCCCTTTAAGGTAAATTTAAAACCAAAGGAAGAAATGAACACCCTAGAAGATATGGTCTACCCTACCGTTACAGCTTGGCTTAAGGGCTTTGACAATGCAGAATACGTAATCACAGATTCTTTTCATGGCTGTGCTTTTGCGATTTTATTTAATAAACCGTTTATCGCTTATGGTAACAAGGCAAGGGGAATGGCAAGGTTTAATTCTCTTTTAAAAATGTTTGGGTTGCAAGATAGATTAGTTGCCAGCAAAGAAGAAGCGAGTATAGAGAAAATTAAAGACATTATTGATTGGAATAGCGTAAATTCTAAACTTTTAGAGTACAGGAATATTTCTCAAAATTTTCTTGTCGAAACTTTAAAATCAAAAAAATAG
- a CDS encoding Coenzyme F420 hydrogenase/dehydrogenase, beta subunit C-terminal domain: MNTSLMKTDVEKVVNGGFCVGCGGCAAIDSGINMRFSDTGVYVPIISEVTNPKIDEVCPFSNKGPHENELAKPSLGKSDEDKLGTYLTLKAGYDLHEPSRLNSSSGGGASWILKQLFDKGHIDKVIHIKESQEQGKLFKYSVSNSIEEINQGAKTRYYPIEISEVFDFVKRNSGKYAFVGVPCFVKAVKRLALIDQDFADKLKFTISIFCGHLKSAAFGESLAWQLGVKPDNIQKIDFRHKILSAPANNYGIEVTDRESKVHISPMQGLLGKDWGMGAFRLKACDFCDDIVGEVADVSFGDAWLDKYKSDSKGTNLIIIRNEIIKDIFEKGLLDKTFHTEDISSAEIVKSQDASYRHRRNGVKYRVKKYDKESKWHPIKRQFSGLEKPNFLVKLNWDFRAKYSQKSHESFLEAKRKDSLTIYTDFVNQGTSKASKLQKLIRHYNRLKRIIGSRIIPFFKKVKSSS; encoded by the coding sequence ATGAATACGAGTCTTATGAAGACCGATGTAGAGAAAGTGGTCAATGGTGGTTTTTGTGTTGGTTGTGGGGGTTGTGCAGCTATCGATAGCGGTATTAACATGCGCTTTAGCGACACCGGTGTTTATGTGCCAATTATCAGTGAAGTTACCAACCCAAAAATTGATGAGGTTTGTCCATTCTCTAATAAAGGCCCACACGAAAACGAATTAGCTAAACCTTCCCTTGGCAAAAGTGATGAAGATAAGTTAGGAACTTACTTAACTTTGAAGGCTGGTTATGATCTGCATGAGCCTAGTCGATTAAATAGTAGTTCTGGTGGTGGTGCCAGTTGGATCTTGAAACAGCTATTTGATAAAGGTCATATAGATAAAGTTATTCATATAAAAGAATCACAAGAACAGGGCAAACTATTTAAATATTCAGTTTCGAACTCTATCGAAGAAATTAACCAAGGGGCAAAAACACGCTACTACCCAATTGAAATTTCAGAAGTTTTCGATTTTGTCAAAAGAAACAGTGGTAAATATGCATTCGTTGGGGTGCCTTGTTTCGTGAAAGCGGTAAAGAGGTTAGCTTTAATAGATCAAGATTTTGCAGATAAACTAAAATTTACTATTTCTATATTTTGTGGTCACCTTAAATCAGCAGCCTTCGGCGAAAGCCTAGCTTGGCAACTAGGTGTTAAACCAGATAATATTCAAAAAATTGACTTTAGGCATAAAATACTTTCTGCACCCGCTAATAATTATGGTATCGAAGTAACTGATCGTGAATCAAAAGTGCATATTTCGCCCATGCAAGGTTTACTTGGTAAAGATTGGGGCATGGGCGCATTTCGCTTAAAAGCCTGTGATTTTTGTGACGACATAGTAGGCGAAGTAGCGGATGTTTCATTTGGTGATGCATGGTTGGATAAATATAAATCTGACAGTAAAGGTACAAACTTAATAATCATTAGAAATGAGATCATAAAAGACATTTTTGAAAAAGGTTTGCTGGATAAAACATTTCATACAGAGGATATAAGCTCCGCTGAAATTGTAAAGTCACAAGACGCTAGTTATAGACATAGGCGTAACGGCGTTAAGTATCGAGTGAAGAAATATGATAAAGAGTCGAAGTGGCATCCAATCAAACGTCAGTTTTCTGGGTTAGAAAAACCTAATTTTCTCGTTAAATTAAACTGGGATTTTAGAGCAAAGTATAGCCAGAAATCTCATGAATCTTTCCTAGAAGCAAAAAGAAAAGATTCGTTAACTATTTACACAGATTTTGTTAATCAAGGCACTTCTAAAGCAAGTAAGCTGCAAAAGTTAATCCGGCACTATAATCGGTTAAAGAGGATTATAGGCTCACGAATCATTCCTTTTTTTAAAAAAGTTAAAAGTAGTAGTTAA
- a CDS encoding oligosaccharide flippase family protein: MSLKKQAAKQGIWISITRTGINIVDFMVFAYLARILSLEDFGLVAFCMLFIEFANTAVNAGVNQNIVQRKTWDEQYASSTMVYVVGLAILVAAGIVFIGAPIAYYSYSHLAAYVFMSLAPITVLMSLQVVFNGKLVRNFKNKQMGIVKLIATVLSAIIIIVLAELGYGLWSLVIGRLILATLELLFLSFISEFKPKFYFNKEDKKELREFCLPLLGAAVLTTVNQKCVSLFTGLVLGPANFALLNAAKRGENMINQITMSSINSMVVPSFSRVKEGTNMGDLYIKLVVITATIVMPMFMGLGAIADPLVTILFGEKFGDSAIFMNISAFVMFPAIIGWFLPTLLISQGQTSDAFKLTLVSVTNSVVVAGCSIWFGIPTMLICIVIANFLILPIRFKIVSKHVPINIKKLVFAIFPSYFCALAMFACIMVAKHFLNPLIPNQIILLVVLILTGSLSYPILSFLFFYRYTTEQLNQIKGMFLKGGK; this comes from the coding sequence ATGTCGTTAAAAAAACAGGCAGCAAAGCAGGGAATATGGATTTCAATCACACGTACTGGCATCAATATTGTTGATTTTATGGTGTTTGCTTATCTTGCGCGCATTCTTAGCTTAGAAGACTTCGGTTTAGTGGCATTTTGCATGCTCTTTATTGAATTTGCCAATACCGCAGTAAACGCGGGTGTTAATCAAAATATCGTACAACGTAAAACATGGGATGAGCAATATGCATCTAGTACCATGGTTTACGTGGTCGGTTTAGCGATTTTGGTTGCTGCTGGCATAGTATTTATTGGCGCACCAATCGCTTATTACTCCTATTCGCACCTAGCAGCCTACGTTTTTATGAGTCTAGCACCAATAACTGTTCTCATGAGTTTGCAAGTAGTTTTCAACGGAAAACTCGTCAGAAATTTTAAAAATAAACAAATGGGTATTGTTAAGCTTATTGCCACTGTACTCTCAGCCATCATTATTATTGTTCTAGCTGAGTTGGGATACGGCTTGTGGTCATTGGTAATAGGCCGTTTGATACTCGCTACTTTAGAGCTACTATTTTTGTCATTTATTTCTGAGTTCAAACCCAAATTTTATTTTAATAAAGAAGACAAGAAAGAACTGCGAGAATTTTGTCTACCACTTTTGGGGGCAGCAGTATTAACCACAGTGAATCAAAAGTGCGTTTCATTATTTACAGGCTTGGTCTTAGGACCTGCTAATTTTGCTTTGCTAAATGCAGCCAAAAGAGGCGAAAATATGATAAACCAAATTACAATGAGCTCAATCAATTCTATGGTGGTACCCAGCTTCTCACGTGTTAAAGAAGGCACGAATATGGGTGATTTATATATAAAGTTAGTTGTCATTACCGCGACAATAGTGATGCCTATGTTTATGGGACTTGGCGCTATTGCGGATCCACTGGTAACTATTTTATTTGGTGAAAAATTCGGCGATAGCGCTATCTTTATGAATATTTCAGCTTTTGTTATGTTCCCAGCTATCATAGGTTGGTTTTTACCAACTTTACTTATATCCCAGGGACAGACTAGTGATGCATTTAAACTAACTTTAGTCAGTGTTACCAATAGTGTAGTGGTCGCTGGTTGCAGCATTTGGTTCGGCATTCCAACTATGTTAATTTGTATCGTTATCGCAAATTTTTTAATACTACCGATACGTTTTAAAATCGTGTCAAAACATGTACCAATTAATATTAAGAAGTTAGTTTTCGCTATTTTCCCATCCTACTTTTGTGCCTTGGCCATGTTTGCCTGTATTATGGTCGCTAAGCATTTTTTAAACCCACTGATTCCAAATCAAATTATTCTACTTGTGGTATTGATACTCACAGGAAGTTTGAGTTACCCCATTTTGAGTTTTTTGTTTTTTTATAGATACACAACTGAACAATTGAATCAGATTAAAGGTATGTTTTTAAAGGGGGGGAAATAA
- a CDS encoding acyltransferase, whose protein sequence is MRISFWDKWKGVAIIAVVLIHASGSTANFPVGTLNNNFGIILRQFINFPVGLFIFLAAFFVANSKSLSESYWNSVKTRVWRLGLPFLIWSFIYFGMRMARSNLIFADIPLMLLNGTSVSVGYFVIVMIQISIISPFLERLNVATLTKLLPLSLLVSICATYTLNVILTESIWSEFPYSALPFFIWLPFYIGGIIFGKKGEDFWLSIKVWQAFAAYLVFVCLSLAEAMLVFEDTRSLATSQLKVTSMLTTGTVCILIFSSWVYGKDKEGNLLSWIGQRSFYFYLSHMLILWKVKYFLDKFTVLYDNQVIFVLIVTFITLGITSIGALVLDILFSRYNYIRRALGLS, encoded by the coding sequence ATGAGGATAAGTTTTTGGGATAAATGGAAGGGTGTAGCAATAATTGCAGTCGTCCTCATCCACGCATCGGGGAGTACTGCCAATTTTCCAGTAGGTACTTTAAACAATAATTTTGGCATTATCTTACGCCAATTTATTAACTTTCCTGTTGGTTTATTTATTTTTCTGGCAGCTTTTTTTGTTGCTAACTCCAAGAGCCTTAGTGAAAGCTATTGGAACAGCGTGAAAACTCGGGTCTGGCGGTTAGGCTTGCCATTTTTAATTTGGTCATTTATTTATTTTGGTATGAGGATGGCCAGAAGTAATCTTATCTTCGCTGATATTCCACTTATGTTGCTAAATGGCACATCCGTGTCTGTTGGATATTTTGTAATAGTGATGATACAAATAAGTATCATTTCTCCCTTTCTAGAAAGGTTAAATGTTGCAACGCTCACCAAGCTCCTTCCGCTGTCGCTTTTGGTATCCATATGCGCTACGTATACTTTAAACGTGATTTTAACTGAAAGTATATGGAGTGAATTTCCCTATAGCGCACTGCCTTTTTTTATATGGCTTCCTTTTTATATAGGCGGAATTATCTTTGGTAAAAAAGGCGAAGATTTCTGGCTGAGCATAAAAGTATGGCAAGCGTTTGCAGCTTATTTGGTATTTGTTTGTCTATCATTAGCTGAAGCTATGTTGGTATTTGAGGACACTCGCAGCCTTGCAACGTCTCAGCTTAAAGTCACGTCAATGTTGACCACCGGCACTGTCTGTATTTTGATCTTTTCCAGTTGGGTTTATGGTAAAGACAAAGAGGGAAACTTACTTTCTTGGATTGGTCAGCGTAGTTTTTACTTTTATCTTTCCCATATGTTGATTCTATGGAAAGTAAAATACTTTTTGGATAAATTTACCGTTCTTTATGACAACCAAGTAATATTTGTCCTTATTGTTACTTTTATTACTCTAGGAATTACTTCTATTGGTGCACTCGTTTTGGATATATTATTTTCTAGATATAATTATATTCGACGAGCTCTTGGATTGTCTTAA
- a CDS encoding transglutaminase-like cysteine peptidase, with protein sequence MRFIGYFITTILILFMLRAVADSNIVFNDALFNKIRNQYEDDALERVQDWQQLLNDSHNLSIDEKLYQVNNFFNALDFVDDIKHWGKDDYWATPVEFLATQAGDCEDFVIAKYFSLIELGVPAEKLRLMYVTAIRLRQAHMVLAYYEESNSVPLVLDNINQRILPASRRRDLLPVYSFNGDGLWLAKEQGRGQKVQQGGNNNLWNDLNERMQVSE encoded by the coding sequence ATGCGTTTTATTGGCTATTTCATTACGACAATATTGATTTTATTTATGCTTCGCGCTGTAGCCGATAGCAATATTGTGTTCAATGACGCGCTATTTAATAAAATTCGTAATCAATACGAAGACGATGCCCTTGAGCGTGTACAAGATTGGCAGCAACTGTTAAATGATAGCCACAATTTATCCATTGATGAAAAACTTTATCAAGTGAATAACTTTTTCAATGCACTAGATTTTGTCGATGATATCAAGCATTGGGGTAAAGACGATTACTGGGCTACGCCAGTGGAATTCTTAGCCACCCAAGCCGGCGATTGTGAAGACTTCGTCATCGCAAAATATTTCAGCTTAATAGAATTGGGCGTACCCGCTGAAAAGTTGCGATTAATGTATGTCACCGCGATACGTTTAAGGCAAGCTCATATGGTGCTTGCCTACTATGAAGAATCTAATTCAGTGCCTTTGGTACTCGACAATATTAATCAACGAATATTACCCGCTTCTCGCCGTCGTGATCTGCTGCCCGTTTACAGTTTTAACGGTGACGGCTTGTGGTTAGCAAAAGAACAAGGACGCGGGCAAAAAGTACAGCAAGGAGGCAATAATAATTTATGGAACGATTTAAACGAACGCATGCAGGTGAGCGAATAA
- a CDS encoding EAL domain-containing protein, protein MPLSKQLGLSLLAVLILVFIGTLWINVTNTRNFVAQQLASHAQDTATSLGLSIAPYVAETDDLPIVDTMMNAIFDRGFYQSMVLRDANQQILIEKHNPSQVEGVPSWFVELLPLIPPESSTDLNDGWTMAGTLMVKSHPGFGYQQLWQNAVQSFWMILAVFIGALVLLYGLVTMITTPLLAVIRQADAISKQQFEQIKGIPRTPELKRIVLAVNRMSAQLAKLFTQLTNQAERYRDYSYQDTLTGVANRRAFELAFEQLLTDSEQHSQGYLLLIRLTSLSEVNNEQGYQAGDEYVKLVSQELQSLLTQPELNGTLYRISGADFVLLLEDTAQQACITLTEAIIAQLNAVEKSEYRLGTAHVGAGSFSFGDSRTDILERADNALAGASVATQRWQLSHQQDVLHSNTQWRDQLNTILQQKHADFVAQPIKNHKDEVLYSEWFARFSTDKNESYLPMGQLVPASVRLNYAQKLDELLIASALIKLKDHPHAIGLNVSRLSLSQTSFHQWLLRALPDDKATCARLVLEIPERALVNGTEDLVRFIAQLKSRGVRITVERFGAQLAAITHLRHIRPDYLKLDGRFVRNIHNEPDNQLFVQSLVNIAHGLNIQVIAEMIESEAEAACLQDLFVDYLQGFYIGKPAETKV, encoded by the coding sequence ATGCCGCTGTCTAAACAACTTGGATTAAGCCTATTAGCGGTACTGATATTGGTATTTATTGGCACGCTATGGATAAACGTAACCAACACTCGGAATTTTGTGGCCCAGCAGTTGGCGTCACACGCGCAAGATACTGCGACGTCTTTAGGCTTGTCTATCGCGCCCTACGTTGCAGAGACTGACGATTTACCTATTGTGGATACAATGATGAACGCTATTTTCGATCGAGGTTTTTATCAAAGCATGGTGCTACGTGATGCCAATCAGCAAATTTTAATCGAAAAGCATAATCCTAGTCAGGTTGAAGGCGTGCCCAGTTGGTTTGTCGAACTATTGCCCCTCATCCCACCCGAAAGTAGCACCGATTTGAATGATGGCTGGACGATGGCCGGTACGTTAATGGTAAAAAGCCACCCTGGCTTTGGTTATCAGCAATTATGGCAAAATGCAGTACAGTCATTTTGGATGATTTTAGCCGTATTTATTGGCGCGCTCGTTTTGCTTTACGGGCTAGTCACCATGATCACCACCCCTTTGTTAGCAGTAATAAGACAAGCTGATGCGATCAGCAAGCAACAATTTGAACAAATTAAGGGAATTCCTCGCACCCCAGAGCTGAAACGTATTGTATTAGCGGTAAATCGCATGTCAGCGCAATTAGCTAAATTATTTACCCAATTGACTAATCAAGCAGAACGTTACCGTGATTATTCTTATCAAGACACCTTAACAGGTGTGGCCAACCGCCGCGCATTTGAACTGGCCTTTGAGCAACTGTTAACCGATAGCGAGCAACATTCACAAGGCTATTTGCTACTTATTCGCCTAACGAGTCTCAGTGAAGTGAATAACGAGCAAGGTTATCAAGCAGGTGACGAATACGTAAAACTGGTTAGCCAAGAATTACAAAGTTTACTCACTCAACCTGAGCTAAATGGCACTTTGTATCGCATTTCTGGAGCCGACTTTGTCTTATTGCTTGAAGACACCGCGCAACAAGCCTGTATTACCCTGACCGAAGCTATTATCGCTCAGCTTAATGCTGTCGAAAAAAGTGAATACAGATTGGGCACCGCCCATGTAGGAGCGGGCTCCTTTAGTTTTGGCGATTCTAGAACGGATATATTAGAACGGGCCGACAATGCCCTAGCAGGTGCTAGTGTTGCTACACAGAGATGGCAATTATCTCATCAGCAAGATGTACTGCACAGTAATACCCAGTGGCGAGATCAGCTAAATACAATATTACAACAGAAGCATGCAGATTTTGTCGCCCAGCCTATCAAAAATCACAAAGATGAAGTTTTGTACTCTGAATGGTTTGCCCGGTTTAGTACCGATAAAAACGAAAGCTATCTGCCGATGGGGCAATTGGTGCCAGCATCAGTTCGACTTAATTATGCACAAAAATTAGATGAACTGCTTATTGCCAGCGCCTTGATTAAACTTAAAGACCACCCACATGCTATCGGTTTAAACGTATCGCGCTTATCTCTTAGCCAAACAAGCTTTCATCAATGGCTTTTGCGCGCATTACCTGATGACAAAGCTACCTGCGCGAGACTCGTGTTAGAAATACCCGAGCGCGCCCTTGTCAATGGCACTGAAGACCTAGTGCGTTTTATTGCACAGTTAAAGTCTCGTGGCGTGAGGATTACCGTTGAGCGTTTTGGTGCACAATTAGCGGCCATTACCCACTTACGACATATTCGCCCCGATTATTTAAAGCTCGATGGACGCTTTGTGCGCAATATTCACAATGAACCCGATAATCAGTTATTTGTGCAGTCGTTGGTCAATATTGCGCACGGTTTGAATATTCAAGTGATAGCGGAAATGATCGAGAGCGAAGCGGAAGCAGCCTGTTTACAGGATTTGTTCGTCGACTATTTACAGGGCTTTTACATTGGCAAGCCCGCCGAGACTAAAGTATGA